From the Desulfobacterales bacterium genome, one window contains:
- a CDS encoding GGDEF domain-containing protein: MKTRSLDIIIKQFSKNTVALLIELAGQGKQLTPEALYSNSLWRHNIQDLISESCQQTATGSGTLDNADEIIRIQTHMDMVVSQKERLIKQLNESDHYAEAADSFYKSVLTGLIDLFCGKEESSDLKALVEFKNRLRDKSGLDQVEAAFNQLKNQMIKEPPDKAKKPAAAIKPFAFFKGRLNPFRGEKDRYTIEAQLLERLRGDFQNMVDEIRLTCFQEDLSKIFSVENQIKRMINVEDYISAKHSFIFILHQHILTLYNERQQASAFIREIGERFVEMENHVIESALVASDAYAFESEFNVVLKQQIDELNSKVHFSKTLTELKQTMFARLSTIKQIIEKKHDENTNRKTEADKQIALLRKTVDQMKLKIDESRQHVITLEKEAMLDPLTGIYNRRAYDRQMKAEFQRYLRYKQIFSLLLFDVDFFKQVNDAYGHAVGDKCLKEIVNRVQKVIRESDYMARFGGEEFIVILPVTDEKAAGEVAEKIRSVVERTEFIHKSDIVKITISVGGTTIRPDDKDQNVVFQRLDLAMYEAKKKGRNNVVMA; this comes from the coding sequence ATGAAAACTCGGAGTCTGGATATTATCATTAAACAGTTTTCAAAAAATACGGTAGCACTATTGATCGAACTGGCTGGACAGGGAAAGCAACTGACCCCTGAGGCACTGTATTCCAACTCATTATGGCGCCATAATATTCAGGACCTGATCAGTGAATCCTGTCAGCAAACTGCCACCGGCTCCGGTACATTGGACAATGCCGATGAAATAATTCGAATCCAGACCCATATGGATATGGTGGTATCTCAAAAAGAGCGTCTGATCAAGCAGCTGAATGAGTCCGACCATTATGCCGAGGCAGCCGACAGCTTTTATAAAAGCGTTCTGACCGGCCTGATCGATCTGTTTTGCGGTAAAGAAGAATCTTCGGATTTGAAAGCACTGGTCGAGTTTAAAAATCGTCTCAGAGACAAATCCGGTCTTGATCAAGTGGAAGCCGCGTTTAACCAGCTGAAAAATCAAATGATCAAAGAGCCGCCGGATAAAGCGAAAAAGCCTGCCGCCGCAATAAAACCGTTTGCCTTTTTCAAGGGCAGACTGAACCCGTTCAGGGGCGAAAAAGATCGATACACGATCGAAGCCCAACTGCTGGAACGCCTCAGAGGCGATTTTCAGAATATGGTCGATGAAATTCGGTTAACCTGTTTCCAGGAAGATTTATCGAAGATTTTTTCAGTTGAAAACCAGATCAAGCGAATGATAAACGTTGAAGATTACATCTCGGCGAAGCACAGTTTTATTTTCATTCTGCACCAGCATATCCTGACATTATATAATGAAAGGCAGCAGGCATCGGCGTTTATCCGTGAGATCGGGGAGCGGTTTGTCGAGATGGAAAACCATGTTATCGAATCGGCGCTGGTTGCCAGCGACGCGTATGCCTTCGAGAGCGAGTTCAATGTTGTGCTTAAGCAGCAGATCGATGAGCTGAATAGCAAGGTGCATTTCAGCAAGACGCTGACGGAACTGAAACAAACCATGTTTGCAAGGCTTTCGACGATCAAGCAGATCATCGAAAAAAAGCATGATGAAAATACGAACCGAAAAACGGAGGCAGACAAACAGATTGCACTTCTTCGGAAGACTGTCGATCAAATGAAACTTAAAATTGACGAAAGCCGGCAACATGTCATAACGCTTGAAAAGGAAGCCATGCTGGATCCGTTGACCGGGATTTATAATCGACGGGCATATGATCGTCAAATGAAAGCGGAATTTCAGCGATATCTGCGTTATAAACAGATTTTTTCTCTGCTGTTGTTTGATGTGGATTTTTTTAAACAGGTTAATGACGCTTACGGGCATGCGGTGGGTGATAAATGTCTGAAAGAGATTGTCAATCGGGTTCAGAAGGTGATCAGGGAAAGTGATTACATGGCTCGCTTCGGGGGGGAAGAGTTTATTGTGATTTTGCCTGTAACGGATGAAAAGGCGGCGGGGGAAGTTGCAGAAAAAATACGTAGCGTAGTAGAACGAACTGAGTTTATACATAAATCTGATATTGTAAAGATTACAATCAGCGTGGGAGGGACCACAATCAGACCCGATGATAAAGATCAGAATGTTGTGTTCCAGCGACTGGATCTGGCGATGTATGAAGCGAAAAAGAAGGGTCGGAATAATGTGGTAATGGCCTGA
- a CDS encoding basic amino acid ABC transporter substrate-binding protein, with amino-acid sequence MKTFKIATGLFVMICCLAAPFSVGPALSDSVPITVTAATDATWPPMEMVDQNKNIVGFAIDYFTAAAREAGFNIEFKNTAWDGIFAGVATGKYDAVISSVTITDERKKTMDFSEPYLNAGQIIVVPKTTTQVETLADLKGNNVGAQIGTTGAFEIKKVDGVTLKSYDEVGLAFEDMAAGRISGVVCDTPVAANYALQKDEYRDKFKIVGKPFTDEYYGVAIKKGNQKIVDLFNKGIREIKAKGIDKQIEEKWLR; translated from the coding sequence ATGAAAACATTCAAAATTGCAACTGGTTTATTTGTTATGATCTGTTGTCTGGCAGCTCCATTCAGTGTTGGACCCGCATTATCCGATTCCGTGCCTATCACGGTCACTGCGGCCACCGACGCAACCTGGCCACCGATGGAAATGGTTGATCAAAACAAAAACATTGTTGGATTTGCCATCGACTATTTCACCGCTGCCGCCAGGGAAGCAGGATTCAACATAGAGTTCAAAAACACCGCCTGGGATGGAATCTTTGCAGGAGTCGCCACCGGAAAATACGATGCCGTTATCTCGTCAGTCACGATTACCGACGAACGGAAAAAAACGATGGATTTCTCAGAGCCATACCTGAATGCCGGGCAGATTATTGTAGTCCCCAAAACCACCACACAGGTAGAAACGCTGGCGGATTTAAAAGGGAATAACGTTGGCGCGCAGATTGGCACCACCGGCGCATTTGAAATCAAAAAAGTCGACGGTGTAACCCTGAAAAGCTATGATGAGGTCGGACTGGCATTTGAAGACATGGCGGCAGGACGGATCAGCGGTGTTGTATGTGATACCCCGGTAGCCGCAAATTACGCCCTTCAGAAAGACGAGTACAGGGATAAATTTAAAATTGTCGGCAAACCGTTTACTGATGAATATTACGGCGTAGCGATCAAAAAGGGCAACCAGAAAATAGTAGACCTGTTTAACAAAGGCATTCGTGAGATTAAAGCAAAGGGCATTGATAAACAAATAGAAGAAAAATGGCTCAGATAA
- a CDS encoding amino acid ABC transporter permease: MAQINHSQKTVIEISDGGSVPSQKDSGLFTAWRIAFFGAIGIIVYLCVFIRDPYLEILQFLPDGILVTFMVTIESIVLSLIIGLFTGLGRISSNRFINGIASLYVEIIRGIPLLVQLFYIYFALGRIVNVPALASAVIAMSVCYGAYMGEIFRAGIEAVPKGQREAAQSLGMTSSQTMFHVILPQAFKTILPPIGNEFVALLKDSSLVSILAVSDLLRRGREFASESFTYFETYTMVALMYLIITLFFSKLISIMEDRINAGK; this comes from the coding sequence ATGGCTCAGATAAATCACTCCCAAAAAACCGTCATTGAAATCTCGGACGGCGGCTCTGTTCCATCTCAAAAAGATTCGGGCCTGTTTACCGCATGGAGAATCGCTTTTTTCGGTGCCATTGGTATAATTGTCTATTTGTGCGTATTTATCCGGGATCCCTATCTGGAGATATTACAATTTTTGCCGGATGGGATCCTGGTCACCTTTATGGTGACAATAGAATCAATTGTTCTTTCACTGATCATCGGGCTTTTTACCGGTCTTGGCAGAATTTCCTCAAACAGATTCATCAATGGAATCGCCTCGCTGTATGTAGAAATTATCCGTGGGATCCCGCTGCTGGTGCAGCTGTTTTACATCTACTTTGCGCTTGGACGAATCGTCAATGTGCCGGCGCTTGCCAGTGCGGTCATTGCGATGTCCGTATGCTACGGCGCTTATATGGGAGAGATATTTCGGGCCGGTATTGAAGCCGTCCCCAAAGGGCAGCGGGAAGCGGCTCAATCTCTCGGAATGACCTCTTCACAAACCATGTTCCATGTCATTTTACCCCAGGCGTTCAAAACGATTCTTCCACCCATCGGAAACGAATTTGTTGCGCTTCTCAAGGATTCATCCCTGGTTTCGATTCTTGCCGTATCGGATTTATTGCGAAGAGGACGTGAATTCGCCTCCGAGTCCTTCACTTATTTTGAGACCTATACCATGGTGGCCTTGATGTATCTCATCATTACCCTGTTTTTTTCAAAGCTTATCAGTATCATGGAGGATCGGATCAATGCCGGGAAATAG
- a CDS encoding amino acid ABC transporter ATP-binding protein, protein MVEIKNIVKYFGPLKALDDVCLNVLDGKKVVIIGPSGSGKSTLLRSINQLETIDSGKIIVDGIDIYAPGTNISKVREEVGMVFQSFNLFPHKSVLDNLTLAQRVVRKRSKEESVKKAMSLLKKVGLEEKAHAFPNKLSGGQRQRVAIARALAMDPKIMLFDEPTSALDPEMIGEVLDVMKDLAKEGMTMVVVTHEMGFAREVADTVIFMDHGAIVEEGTPEHFFTTPVHDRTKLFLSQIL, encoded by the coding sequence ATGGTTGAAATAAAAAATATCGTAAAATATTTCGGCCCGCTCAAAGCGCTGGACGATGTCTGCCTGAATGTGCTCGACGGCAAAAAAGTAGTGATTATCGGACCCAGCGGATCCGGGAAAAGCACCCTGCTGCGATCTATCAATCAGCTCGAAACCATCGATTCAGGAAAAATCATCGTCGATGGAATCGATATTTACGCGCCTGGAACCAACATCAGCAAGGTTCGGGAAGAAGTCGGGATGGTATTCCAGTCCTTCAATCTGTTCCCCCATAAATCCGTTCTGGATAACCTGACATTGGCTCAGAGAGTTGTCCGGAAACGTTCCAAAGAAGAATCCGTTAAAAAAGCCATGAGCCTTCTGAAAAAGGTCGGATTGGAGGAAAAAGCCCACGCCTTTCCCAATAAGCTTTCCGGTGGTCAGCGGCAGCGGGTTGCCATTGCCAGAGCCCTGGCAATGGATCCAAAAATCATGTTATTTGACGAACCCACCTCCGCCCTGGATCCTGAAATGATAGGAGAAGTGCTGGATGTAATGAAGGACCTGGCCAAAGAGGGAATGACCATGGTCGTTGTAACTCATGAAATGGGCTTTGCACGGGAAGTGGCAGACACGGTCATATTCATGGATCACGGCGCGATTGTGGAAGAAGGAACCCCCGAGCATTTTTTCACAACCCCTGTACATGATCGGACGAAATTATTTCTAAGTCAGATTCTGTAA
- the smc gene encoding chromosome segregation protein SMC, which translates to MKIKKLEITGFKSFLDKTCIEFSPGISAIVGPNGCGKSNIVDALRWAMGEQSVKQLRGKAMEDIIFSGASNTSPVNIAEVSLTLSNDTGTAPDEFKDLTEIMLTRRLFRSGESAYFINKQATRLKDIHDIFLGSGMGSKSYAVIQQGNIGAITDAGTEERRMFIEEAAGVTRYKNRKKEALQKVDLINQNLLRVKDIISEIERQMKSLKRQAGKAQIYQTYKDNIRRLDVILATYYYDNYSKEIECTDSLLISVKDTDLGDTTKLQQLNTVVEDIKLKLMQKKEQISKQQSRRFELQRNLDRLENDLSHLQADQERFSNEILQLEQEKQELEKKDAEILHEISHLQHDLLQNVSDTNRIRDSLDQEHHASGATQTRLTDLNRQLETNKTGLMDLITQETRYKNICQNAATNRENLKRRLKRIDEQELVGRKKTTQLESQHTLISDQLDEQLQRLDELKNAVEQAKTDLEHEKHELQHQIKMLQALELEHGKLKSKYTTLKKMESSLQWYKDGVKAVVSAPELSGIIGLAADIFEPESSFETAIEAVLGERLQYVLVEDQQNAEQALNFLKIQSRGRCGFIPASCAAPGNSDEELSGVEPDQCLMNHVAIRAGGEPIAALWLKHTFVVETIEEALDLRNQLSAPVTAPFTIVTRDGDVISDYGAIIGGSKDTLSGILIKKQEIRELEFQLDTLNQQLLTSRRILKEQEAALRSSEQALQQRLSHKAQADALKIELEKDLFKVQEEIKHARQHLEGLQLEQEQLQGEEDDLDDEIHQCSQRVTALTDRIQDTHRTVTELSGKIESVSSTMAGYTQKILDLKLELTSLTAKHDNITSTLKRLREFQEDGSSRLKHLAEEINNKRLLIERSTQKNEESAHTLAELYDELKGLEQALAQNEAAFREIDTALRQNNNIISDLQSRRENSLQKIRVIEIEQTQRIFKRDTLVSQIEDRYHESFKQLKTRVEATGENQPVGIDDAEKQLAEYKRKIMRITDVNLGAIKEYDQLKTRYDFLVEQHDDLVKAIEDLHKVIKKINRITQQKFTETLDQINEKLEEVFPLLFGGGTARLVLTDPDSPLNSGVEFMIHPPGKKLTRLSLLSGGEKALSAIAFIFSIFLIKPSSFCLLDEIDAPLDEANVIKFNTMLKKIGKKSQIIMITHNKRSMEFADILFGITMEQKGISKMVSVNLDGSTKHQEAS; encoded by the coding sequence ATGAAAATCAAAAAACTGGAAATCACCGGATTCAAATCCTTTCTGGATAAAACCTGCATTGAATTTTCGCCGGGTATTTCAGCCATTGTGGGGCCAAACGGCTGTGGCAAAAGCAATATCGTCGATGCCTTAAGATGGGCGATGGGAGAGCAGAGTGTCAAGCAGCTGCGCGGCAAAGCCATGGAAGACATCATATTTTCCGGCGCCAGCAATACCTCTCCCGTGAATATAGCTGAAGTTTCGTTAACCCTGTCCAATGATACCGGGACAGCACCTGACGAATTCAAAGACCTGACTGAAATCATGCTGACCCGCCGCCTGTTCCGATCCGGGGAAAGCGCCTATTTTATCAACAAACAGGCCACCCGTCTCAAGGATATTCATGATATTTTTCTGGGCAGCGGAATGGGATCAAAATCCTATGCCGTCATTCAACAGGGCAATATCGGTGCAATCACAGACGCCGGTACCGAAGAACGCCGCATGTTCATTGAGGAGGCAGCCGGGGTAACGCGTTACAAGAACAGGAAAAAAGAAGCCCTTCAAAAAGTCGATCTGATCAATCAGAATCTGCTGCGGGTAAAAGACATCATCTCAGAAATCGAACGTCAGATGAAAAGTCTGAAACGACAGGCCGGAAAAGCGCAGATTTATCAAACCTATAAAGACAACATCCGCAGGCTCGACGTCATTTTGGCCACTTATTATTATGACAATTATTCAAAAGAGATCGAATGCACCGATTCACTGCTCATATCTGTGAAAGACACCGATCTGGGGGATACGACCAAACTTCAGCAATTAAATACGGTGGTGGAAGATATCAAATTAAAACTCATGCAAAAAAAGGAGCAGATATCCAAACAGCAGTCCCGCAGATTTGAACTCCAACGCAATCTTGACAGACTTGAAAATGATCTGTCTCATCTCCAGGCCGATCAGGAACGCTTTTCCAATGAAATTCTCCAGCTTGAACAGGAAAAGCAGGAACTTGAAAAAAAGGACGCAGAAATCCTGCACGAAATCTCTCACCTGCAACACGATCTTCTTCAGAACGTTTCAGATACAAACCGGATTCGGGACTCTCTTGATCAGGAGCATCATGCATCCGGAGCGACGCAAACCCGCCTGACGGATCTAAACCGGCAACTTGAAACGAACAAAACCGGACTGATGGATCTGATAACACAGGAAACCCGTTATAAAAATATCTGCCAGAACGCGGCGACAAACCGTGAAAATCTCAAACGGCGCCTGAAACGAATCGATGAGCAGGAGCTGGTCGGGCGAAAAAAAACGACTCAGCTTGAATCCCAGCACACCCTCATATCCGATCAGCTCGATGAACAACTTCAGAGGCTTGATGAGCTAAAAAACGCCGTCGAACAGGCGAAAACGGATCTGGAGCATGAAAAGCATGAGCTGCAGCATCAGATCAAAATGCTTCAGGCCCTGGAGCTTGAACATGGCAAGCTTAAATCCAAATACACGACGCTGAAAAAAATGGAATCCAGCCTCCAATGGTATAAAGACGGGGTCAAAGCGGTTGTCAGCGCCCCCGAACTCAGCGGAATCATCGGATTGGCAGCCGACATTTTTGAGCCGGAATCTTCCTTTGAAACGGCCATCGAGGCGGTTTTAGGCGAAAGGCTTCAGTACGTTCTGGTTGAAGACCAGCAAAACGCGGAACAGGCCCTGAACTTTTTAAAAATTCAATCCAGAGGCCGGTGCGGATTCATTCCGGCATCCTGCGCCGCACCCGGCAACAGCGATGAGGAGCTTTCCGGTGTTGAGCCGGATCAGTGTCTGATGAACCACGTGGCCATCAGGGCTGGAGGTGAACCGATTGCCGCATTGTGGTTAAAGCATACCTTCGTGGTCGAAACGATCGAAGAGGCCCTCGATCTCAGAAACCAGTTATCAGCCCCCGTTACCGCCCCGTTTACGATTGTTACCAGAGACGGAGATGTAATATCGGATTACGGGGCCATAATCGGCGGCAGCAAAGATACGCTGAGCGGCATTCTGATAAAAAAACAGGAAATCAGGGAACTCGAGTTCCAGCTTGATACGCTCAATCAACAACTGCTGACCAGTCGCCGGATTCTTAAAGAGCAGGAGGCAGCCCTTCGGTCAAGCGAGCAGGCCCTCCAGCAACGGCTGAGCCACAAGGCACAGGCGGATGCTCTGAAAATCGAACTGGAAAAAGACCTGTTCAAGGTTCAGGAGGAAATCAAACATGCCCGACAGCACCTTGAAGGTCTCCAACTGGAACAGGAACAGCTCCAGGGCGAGGAGGATGACCTGGATGATGAAATTCATCAATGCAGTCAACGCGTAACTGCCCTGACGGATCGGATACAGGACACGCATCGAACGGTGACGGAACTGTCCGGTAAAATCGAATCGGTCTCATCAACGATGGCCGGCTATACTCAGAAAATCCTCGATCTGAAACTTGAACTGACCTCCCTCACTGCGAAACATGACAATATAACGTCTACCTTGAAACGCCTCCGGGAATTTCAGGAGGACGGATCCAGCCGGCTCAAACACCTTGCCGAAGAAATCAATAACAAACGCCTGCTCATTGAGCGCTCAACACAAAAAAACGAGGAATCAGCCCACACACTGGCTGAACTGTATGATGAATTAAAAGGCCTTGAACAGGCGCTGGCCCAAAATGAAGCCGCTTTCCGGGAGATCGATACGGCATTGAGGCAAAATAACAACATCATCTCGGATCTTCAGAGCAGACGGGAAAACAGCCTTCAGAAAATCCGCGTGATCGAAATTGAACAGACACAACGGATCTTTAAACGTGACACCCTGGTCAGTCAAATTGAAGACCGCTACCATGAGAGCTTCAAACAGTTGAAAACCCGTGTTGAGGCAACAGGTGAGAATCAACCCGTTGGCATTGATGATGCCGAAAAACAGCTGGCAGAGTATAAGCGTAAAATCATGCGCATCACCGATGTAAACCTCGGTGCCATTAAAGAATATGATCAACTCAAAACCCGGTATGATTTTCTCGTTGAACAGCATGATGATCTGGTCAAGGCCATTGAGGATCTTCACAAAGTGATCAAAAAAATAAACCGGATCACTCAGCAAAAATTTACCGAGACCCTGGATCAGATCAATGAAAAATTAGAAGAGGTATTCCCGCTGCTGTTTGGCGGCGGAACCGCCCGACTGGTGCTCACCGATCCGGACTCTCCCCTGAATTCCGGTGTAGAATTCATGATCCACCCCCCCGGAAAAAAATTAACCCGCTTAAGCCTTCTTTCCGGCGGGGAAAAAGCGCTTTCGGCCATCGCGTTTATTTTTTCGATATTTCTTATAAAGCCATCATCTTTTTGTCTTCTGGATGAAATCGATGCGCCATTGGACGAGGCAAATGTAATCAAATTCAATACCATGCTGAAAAAAATCGGAAAGAAATCTCAAATCATCATGATCACGCATAATAAGCGAAGTATGGAATTTGCGGACATCCTGTTCGGCATTACCATGGAACAAAAAGGCATTTCCAAAATGGTTTCGGTCAATCTGGACGGCTCCACAAAACACCAGGAGGCAAGCTGA
- the ftsY gene encoding signal recognition particle-docking protein FtsY, producing MALNWFKKNKKFCSTDANGPDTEVLLTSDLSDGHNQNPQTEQEEDRTTAPAEATGDSKNGIFSRLRNRLSKTRTGLSTGLKSIFSGRKFIDDDALEDLEELLITSDIGVKTSMDLIRRISKKTSGISDEKQLNRLLKQEIIQLLSTPELADSSPPEFCCALSKPHVILVLGVNGVGKTTTIGKLAAKFTASGQKVMIAAADTFRAAAVEQLTIWADRAGADIVKHKENADPAAVAYDAIEAAVARGTDIVLIDTAGRIHTKINLMEELKKIKRTISKIIPDAPHETLLVLDATTGQNALSQTRLFHEAVGVTGIALTKLDGTAKGGIVIGICSEMNIPLKYIGIGEQIDDLQDFDPVAFADALL from the coding sequence ATGGCACTTAACTGGTTCAAAAAAAACAAAAAATTTTGTTCAACCGATGCGAACGGTCCGGATACCGAGGTCTTGCTGACATCCGATTTATCAGACGGGCACAATCAAAATCCGCAAACGGAGCAGGAGGAAGACCGTACAACTGCTCCGGCAGAGGCTACAGGCGATTCAAAAAACGGCATTTTCAGCCGGCTCAGGAACCGGTTGAGTAAAACCAGAACCGGTCTGAGCACGGGTCTGAAATCGATCTTTTCCGGCAGAAAGTTTATCGACGATGATGCATTGGAAGATCTTGAGGAACTTCTGATCACATCCGATATCGGCGTTAAGACATCCATGGATCTGATCCGGCGCATTTCAAAAAAAACCTCCGGGATCTCAGATGAAAAACAGCTTAACCGCCTGTTGAAACAGGAAATCATCCAGCTTCTTTCAACACCCGAGCTCGCGGATTCATCCCCCCCCGAGTTTTGCTGCGCCCTTTCAAAGCCCCATGTGATATTAGTTCTGGGGGTAAACGGCGTTGGTAAGACCACCACTATCGGAAAACTGGCGGCAAAATTCACTGCATCCGGTCAAAAGGTGATGATTGCAGCTGCAGATACATTTCGGGCCGCTGCGGTCGAGCAGTTGACCATCTGGGCGGACCGAGCCGGTGCCGACATCGTCAAACATAAGGAAAACGCCGACCCGGCGGCGGTGGCATACGATGCGATTGAAGCTGCCGTGGCCAGAGGCACGGATATCGTTCTGATTGATACCGCCGGAAGGATTCATACGAAAATCAATTTAATGGAAGAGCTCAAAAAAATCAAACGAACGATCTCTAAAATCATTCCGGATGCGCCCCATGAAACGCTCCTGGTTCTGGATGCCACCACCGGCCAGAACGCGTTATCTCAAACCCGGCTGTTTCATGAAGCAGTCGGTGTGACCGGAATTGCGCTGACCAAGCTGGACGGAACCGCCAAAGGGGGAATCGTCATCGGAATTTGTTCCGAAATGAATATCCCATTAAAATATATCGGAATCGGCGAACAGATTGACGACCTTCAGGATTTCGATCCGGTAGCCTTTGCCGATGCATTGTTATAA
- a CDS encoding HU family DNA-binding protein, translated as MTKAELVEKMALDAGITKTAAATALASFMDGVKTALKKKDGKVTMVGFGTFTKVRRKARTGRNPQTGEEIKIKACNVVKFKPGKDLKKSI; from the coding sequence ATGACCAAAGCGGAATTAGTCGAGAAAATGGCCTTGGATGCCGGCATCACAAAAACGGCAGCTGCAACGGCATTGGCATCTTTTATGGACGGCGTTAAAACGGCGTTAAAGAAAAAAGACGGAAAAGTCACGATGGTCGGCTTCGGAACGTTTACCAAAGTCCGTCGTAAAGCCAGAACCGGTCGAAATCCACAGACCGGAGAAGAAATTAAAATCAAAGCTTGCAATGTCGTAAAATTTAAACCCGGAAAAGATCTCAAGAAATCCATATAA
- a CDS encoding acylphosphatase, protein MSKTVRAHVIISGRVQGVCFRMETRRMADRIGVRGWVRNTIEGTVEAVFEEAEEKVLRILEWCRQGPPHADVHHVEIEWEPYAGELNSFEIRYDVF, encoded by the coding sequence ATGAGTAAAACCGTCAGGGCTCATGTTATCATCAGTGGAAGGGTTCAAGGCGTATGCTTCAGAATGGAAACCCGGCGGATGGCCGATCGGATCGGGGTGAGAGGCTGGGTAAGAAATACGATTGAAGGGACCGTTGAAGCGGTGTTTGAGGAGGCCGAAGAAAAAGTTCTCCGGATTCTTGAATGGTGCAGGCAAGGCCCGCCCCATGCGGACGTTCATCATGTCGAGATCGAATGGGAGCCGTATGCGGGAGAATTGAATTCGTTTGAAATCCGGTACGATGTGTTCTGA